CGTGCTCGTCGTGCTCGGCGTCGTGGCTTTGGCGCTGGCCCTGGTGGCGGGCGGCTACGGATTCGGCGGGTGGGCGATCGTGGGCGCAGTCGCCTGCGTCCTCTTGCTTTTCGCCGGCACGGTGGTGCTCGCGCTGGAATGGCGCCGCCGTCGGCAGCGCAAACCGGATGACTATGTACGACAAGGGCATTGACAGACGAGGGCGTTGATTTTCGATGAGCAGTGATACCCCATGAGAGACATGATCAGTGGCCGCGGCGCCGGCCGGCGCGGGGGCCAGCAGCACCGGGCCGACGCGAGAGTGGCGGCGGTGTGGCCGGAACCGAGCCCGTTGCAGGACTGGTGGGACACCGTGATGTACGGGCCCGCGGCGCCGGAGGCAGAGCACGCGGAAACGACGTCGTCCGCCGAGAGCTGAGTACCCGGCGGACGACCCGACGAACGACAGCAGAATGAGAACAGTGATTCACGAGAGCCGGGCCGGGTGGATTATCCACCCGGCCCGGCTCGTCCATGCGATACAGGAGGTCAGGCGATGACACTCGCGGGACACCATCACGACCAGATCGGGCCGACCGCGCGCGACATCATGACGCCCGGCTGCCACTGCGTCCGGGCCGACGACACCGTGCTCGCGGCCGCGCGGCGGATGGTCGAGCTCGAGGTCGGCGCACTGCCGATCTGCGGCGCGGGCGACCGGCTCGAAGGCATGCTCACCGACCGCGACATCGTGGTGAAAGTGGTGGCGCGGCACCGGGATCCGGCGGAGGTGCGGGCCGGCGAGCTGGCGGCGGGCGTACCCGTGGTGGCGCAGGCCGACGACGACGTGGAGCGGGTGCGGCAGTTGATGGCCGACCATCAGGTGCGGCGGCTGCCCGTGGTCGACCGCAGGAAGCTGGTCGGTCTCATCGCCCAGGCGGATATCGCGCGGCTGCTCGAGCATCGGGCGTCGGGGGAAGTCGTGGAAGCGATTTCGCAGGAGTGAGCGGCAGCGATCGCCCGATCCGACACACACGGGTGCGGCCGGACCAATGGTCCGGCCGCACCCGCTTTTTCATGCCGACTCAGTCGTCGTGACTCACTCCGGCCGCACCCGGGCCGCCCAGCGGCTGCCGCGCTTGCGCGCGACCTTGGTCGCGTGCTCGCCGCGGTGGCGGGCGACATCGGCGAACTGCCCACTCTTGTCGCGGGCGACATCGGCGAACTGTCCGCCCTTGTCTCGGGCCACGTCGGCGAACTGCTCACCCTTGTCGCGAGCGACGTCCGCGAGCTGACCGCCCTTGTCTCGGGCGACATCGGCGAACTGTCCGCCCTTGTCTCGGGCCACGTCGGCGAACTGACCGCCCTTGTCTCGGGCCACGTCGGCGAGCTGACCGCCCTTGTCGCGAGCGACGTCCGCGAACTGACCGCCCTTGTCCCGCACGACCTCTGCGAGCTGTTCGCCCTTGTCGCGTGCGACCTCGGCGAGTTCTCCGCCCTTCTCCCGGGCGGTGTCGAGCGTCACCTCGGCGAGGTGGCCGCCCTTCTCGCGCGCCGTCTCGGCCAGCTGACCGCCGTGATCGCGCACGGCCTCCCACACGGCCGGTGCGCGGTCGGCCAGACCGCCGGCGAGCTGCGCCACCGCGTTCGGGCCGCTGTCACCCGCCTTGTGCGTCAGCTCGTGCGCGCGCTGCGACGCGCGATCGGCGGCGCGGCGGGCGCGCCAGCCCAGCGACGGCTTGCCCCGGGTGTCGGAGGCGGCGATGAGCAGACCGCCCAGCAGGCCGGCGTCCCGGAGGAAGGCGGTGCGCTGCGCGACGCGGCGTTCCCGGTCGGGTTCGTTCCAGAAGTCGTGCTCGGTGAGCGTGACCGGAATCGTGGTGGCGGCCAGCACCAGCGCGGCCAACCGGGGCGCGCGGCCGATCATCAGCAACGCGCCGCCGCCGACCCGGATCGCGGCGGTGGCTCGTACCACCTGCGCCGGATCGGTGGGCAGCGCGCCGGCCACCCGGTCCGGCAGGACGCTTTGGCCCCGCTGCACCAGGGTGGTCGCCGATTTCACGCGCGTCTCCGGATTTCTCAGCGTTTCGATGCCATCCACCACGAACGCGGCGGCGAGCAGGGGGTATGCCACACGTCGAAACATGTGAGTTCCTTTCCGGGGAGTGCGGAATCAGAAATAGTGTGAGCGGCCGCCGACCGGGCGGCCGGCCGCGCCGAGAATCCACAGCACCGCGCCGATGATCAGCAGGATGATGCCGATGGTGGTCAGGATCGATATACCGAAGATGATCCCGCAGATGAGCAGGATGAGGCCCAGGATGATCACGAGAACTCCTTGTGCGTGGGCGGTAGTGACAACCGGGCAGTTCCCGCCGTATCGACCCTGAAACCCACGGATATCGCCCCGGAAACCGGCCGCTCGCGGGCGGTTCGGGCGGGTGGATTGCGGGTGGTCGCATCGGGGTATGCGAGACGCACCCCCGGAATCGGAGCAGCTCGGCAGAGAAGAGAGCAGCGATGGCCGCACCAGCGCCCGGCGCCGGTCGTGACGGCCGGTCGGAGACGACTGACGAACGGCTGGACCGCAATTGGAACAGCCTCATGCAGGAGCTGCGTGTCACCCAGACCGGAGTGCAGCTGCTGACCGGATTTCTGCTGACGCTCCCGTTCCAGAATCGCTTCGGCGAGTTGTCGACCGCCATGCGGTGGCTGTATCTGGCCATCGTGGCCGCCTCCATCGGCGCGACGGCCTGCCTGATCGCACCGGTCGCCGCGCACCGCATGCTGTTTCGCCGCCACCGCATCGGCAAGGTGGTCACCTCGGCGCATCGCTACGCGCTGGCCGGGCTGGGTCTGCTCGGGCTCGCGCTGGTCGGCGTCCCGATCCTGATCTTCGACACCGTCGCCGGCCTCGTCCCGGCAATCGTCGTGGGCGTGGTCTCGGCCTGCCTGTTCACCTGGGTGTGGTGGGTGCATCCGTGGCGGCAGCGGCCGAAATTTCCCCGGTGACTTGGGTCTTTTCGGCCCGGGGGTGGTTGTGGCCGCCCGCCCGTGACAGACTGGAGACAGGTTGAGAATCCAGCCGCCCTTCCATGGGAGGCATGTCATGTCAACCATTTCCATCGTTCCCAGTCGCCTCGCCGACCGGCTCCATGTCACGCGCCTCGAACCCCCGCGGGCGCTCGAAAACCACGACACCCACGGTGTCGAATCGCTCGATTGCCTGGTTGTCCAGATCGACGGCGACCTGGATATCACCGGGTTGGAGGCGTTTCGCCGCGCGCTCGCCTTCGCCTACTCCGGCGCCGCGGCCACCGTCGTGGTCGATTTGCGCCGGACCCGATTCCTGAGTCTGCGCAACGCCTCGGTGCTGACCGAGGCGATCGAGGAGGCCCTGCACCGCGACGTCGAAACCCGGCTGCTGACGCGGGACCGCCAGATCGAACGCGCGCTGGAGATCACCGGCGCCTCGGCGCTGGCGCGGCGGTCGGCGCCGGCGCGGCGGTCGGCGCCGGCGCGGCGCTCGTGAGGCGAGCATGGCGGCGCCATGACCCACGACGACATCGAGACTCACGACGACATCGAGACCCACGACGACATCGACGCGAA
This sequence is a window from Nocardia yunnanensis. Protein-coding genes within it:
- a CDS encoding DUF6328 family protein, coding for MAAPAPGAGRDGRSETTDERLDRNWNSLMQELRVTQTGVQLLTGFLLTLPFQNRFGELSTAMRWLYLAIVAASIGATACLIAPVAAHRMLFRRHRIGKVVTSAHRYALAGLGLLGLALVGVPILIFDTVAGLVPAIVVGVVSACLFTWVWWVHPWRQRPKFPR
- a CDS encoding DUF6131 family protein codes for the protein MIILGLILLICGIIFGISILTTIGIILLIIGAVLWILGAAGRPVGGRSHYF
- a CDS encoding STAS domain-containing protein; amino-acid sequence: MRIQPPFHGRHVMSTISIVPSRLADRLHVTRLEPPRALENHDTHGVESLDCLVVQIDGDLDITGLEAFRRALAFAYSGAAATVVVDLRRTRFLSLRNASVLTEAIEEALHRDVETRLLTRDRQIERALEITGASALARRSAPARRSAPARRS
- a CDS encoding DoxX family protein encodes the protein MFRRVAYPLLAAAFVVDGIETLRNPETRVKSATTLVQRGQSVLPDRVAGALPTDPAQVVRATAAIRVGGGALLMIGRAPRLAALVLAATTIPVTLTEHDFWNEPDRERRVAQRTAFLRDAGLLGGLLIAASDTRGKPSLGWRARRAADRASQRAHELTHKAGDSGPNAVAQLAGGLADRAPAVWEAVRDHGGQLAETAREKGGHLAEVTLDTAREKGGELAEVARDKGEQLAEVVRDKGGQFADVARDKGGQLADVARDKGGQFADVARDKGGQFADVARDKGGQLADVARDKGEQFADVARDKGGQFADVARDKSGQFADVARHRGEHATKVARKRGSRWAARVRPE
- a CDS encoding CBS domain-containing protein; amino-acid sequence: MTLAGHHHDQIGPTARDIMTPGCHCVRADDTVLAAARRMVELEVGALPICGAGDRLEGMLTDRDIVVKVVARHRDPAEVRAGELAAGVPVVAQADDDVERVRQLMADHQVRRLPVVDRRKLVGLIAQADIARLLEHRASGEVVEAISQE